In the genome of Hymenobacter cellulosivorans, one region contains:
- a CDS encoding M1 family metallopeptidase — MKKTLILSVSLLAATASWAQQAPRPTAAAEPELPYRATDTKINALVHTKLDVGFDYAKRHLNGKAWLTLKPYAYATDSLRLDAKGFDIKTVALVDGTTQTPLKYDYADQNNLRIQLGRTMPVGTPYTVYIEYTAKPDELKVKGSAAITDAKGLYFINPDSATKGKPVQIWTQGETEASSAWFPTIDRPNQKTTSEISMTVPAKYVTLSNGRMTGSTPAGTGLRTDTWKMEMPHAPYLFMMAVGDFKIYEDKWRDKPVTYYLEPKYAPFAKQIFGDTPEMMEFFSKRLGVDFPWNKYAQIVARDYVSGAMENTTATLHGEFLQMNARELLDREYANNQSVIAHELFHQWFGDYVTAESWSNLTVNESMADMSEALWAEHKYGKEAADAHRAQYIRNYLNNPNNYSKNLVRFHYGDKEEMFDGVTYQKGGAIQDMLRTYLGDDVYFAGLNQYLKQNALGNGEAHQLRLAMEAASGRDLNWFFNQWYYGAGHPEVTIDYSWDAAKKVQSVTLKQTQEGPVFQLPLAVDVYVNGKPERHMVMMRQATETFQFAASAKPDLVNVDATKLTVWLKKDNKPLSEYVYQYSHAPLFSDRREAIMAAKDKQDDAAARTLLVKAMSDKFYNLRSVAITALNLENKATAKAAAPALRKLAATDPQNSVRANALDALAKLKDKKDAKLFTQQLKNESYQVSGAALSGLAVVAPAKALAQAKSLETTENQNMLAAVIGVYAAQGGDAQWNFVRDKFDAAPLQGRFGLLEGLSNMLVRLDDPTNFSQGVERVKELAIQFKPQGAAEPLIGLLQSVKQRKTTGPNVQQAQQAIDKAVQEIEQAK; from the coding sequence GTGAAGAAAACCCTGATTCTAAGCGTCAGCTTATTGGCCGCTACGGCCAGCTGGGCCCAGCAAGCGCCCCGCCCAACGGCCGCTGCCGAACCCGAACTCCCCTACCGCGCCACTGACACGAAAATCAATGCGCTGGTGCACACCAAGCTGGATGTCGGCTTCGACTACGCCAAGCGCCACCTCAACGGCAAGGCCTGGCTTACGCTCAAGCCCTACGCCTACGCCACCGATTCCCTGCGCCTCGATGCCAAGGGCTTCGATATTAAGACGGTGGCTTTAGTAGACGGCACAACCCAGACCCCGCTCAAGTACGACTACGCCGACCAGAATAACCTGCGGATTCAGCTGGGCCGGACGATGCCGGTGGGCACGCCCTACACCGTGTATATCGAGTACACGGCCAAGCCCGACGAGCTCAAGGTGAAAGGCAGCGCGGCCATTACCGACGCTAAGGGCCTGTACTTCATCAACCCCGACAGCGCCACCAAGGGCAAGCCCGTGCAGATCTGGACCCAGGGCGAGACGGAAGCTTCCTCGGCCTGGTTTCCGACCATCGACCGGCCCAACCAGAAGACGACTTCCGAAATCAGCATGACGGTGCCCGCCAAGTATGTCACGCTCAGCAACGGGCGCATGACGGGTTCTACGCCGGCCGGCACCGGGCTGCGCACCGACACCTGGAAGATGGAAATGCCCCACGCCCCCTACCTGTTTATGATGGCCGTGGGCGACTTCAAAATCTACGAGGACAAGTGGCGCGACAAGCCGGTAACCTATTATCTGGAGCCCAAGTACGCGCCCTTCGCCAAGCAGATTTTCGGCGACACGCCCGAAATGATGGAGTTCTTTTCCAAGCGCCTCGGCGTGGATTTCCCTTGGAACAAGTACGCCCAGATTGTGGCCCGCGACTACGTTAGCGGGGCCATGGAAAACACCACGGCCACCCTGCACGGCGAATTTTTGCAGATGAATGCCCGCGAACTGCTCGACCGGGAGTACGCCAACAACCAGTCCGTCATTGCCCACGAGCTGTTTCACCAGTGGTTTGGCGACTACGTGACGGCCGAAAGCTGGAGCAACCTGACCGTGAACGAGTCGATGGCCGACATGAGCGAGGCACTGTGGGCCGAGCACAAGTACGGTAAGGAAGCCGCCGACGCCCACCGTGCCCAGTACATCCGCAACTACCTCAACAACCCCAATAATTACAGCAAAAACCTCGTGCGCTTCCATTATGGCGACAAAGAGGAAATGTTTGATGGAGTGACCTACCAGAAGGGCGGGGCCATTCAGGACATGCTGCGAACCTACCTCGGCGACGACGTGTACTTCGCCGGCCTGAATCAGTACCTGAAGCAAAACGCCCTCGGCAACGGCGAAGCCCACCAGCTGCGCCTGGCCATGGAAGCCGCCTCGGGCCGCGACCTGAACTGGTTTTTCAACCAGTGGTACTACGGTGCCGGCCACCCCGAAGTCACGATTGACTACAGCTGGGACGCGGCCAAAAAGGTGCAGAGCGTGACGCTGAAGCAAACCCAGGAAGGCCCCGTATTTCAGCTGCCCCTGGCCGTGGATGTGTACGTGAACGGCAAGCCCGAGCGCCACATGGTGATGATGCGCCAGGCCACCGAAACCTTTCAGTTTGCGGCCAGCGCCAAGCCCGATCTGGTTAACGTGGATGCCACCAAGCTCACGGTATGGCTCAAAAAGGACAATAAGCCGTTGTCGGAATACGTGTACCAGTACAGCCACGCCCCGCTGTTCTCGGACCGGCGCGAGGCTATTATGGCTGCCAAGGATAAGCAGGACGATGCCGCGGCCCGCACGTTGCTGGTGAAGGCTATGTCGGACAAGTTCTACAACCTGCGCTCCGTAGCCATTACGGCCCTAAACCTAGAAAACAAGGCCACAGCCAAAGCCGCAGCGCCGGCGCTACGCAAGCTGGCCGCCACCGACCCGCAGAACTCGGTGCGCGCCAACGCCCTGGATGCCCTGGCTAAGCTCAAGGATAAAAAGGACGCGAAGCTCTTTACCCAGCAGCTTAAAAATGAGTCGTATCAGGTGAGCGGAGCGGCCCTGAGCGGCCTGGCCGTCGTAGCTCCGGCCAAGGCTTTGGCCCAAGCTAAGAGCCTGGAAACGACGGAAAATCAGAATATGCTGGCCGCCGTTATCGGCGTGTACGCGGCCCAGGGCGGCGACGCCCAGTGGAATTTTGTGCGCGACAAGTTCGACGCGGCCCCGCTGCAAGGCCGTTTCGGCCTGCTCGAAGGCCTCTCCAACATGCTCGTACGCCTCGACGACCCGACTAACTTCAGCCAGGGTGTCGAGCGGGTAAAAGAACTGGCTATCCAGTTTAAGCCTCAGGGTGCTGCCGAGCCCCTGATTGGCTTGTTGCAAAGTGTAAAGCAGCGCAAAACTACTGGCCCCAACGTGCAGCAAGCCCAGCAGGCTATTGACAAAGCCGTGCAGGAAATTGAGCAGGCCAAGTAA